A segment of the Haemorhous mexicanus isolate bHaeMex1 chromosome 3, bHaeMex1.pri, whole genome shotgun sequence genome:
aGCCTAGGCTAGAAAACCACAGATTATGTTCAAAATAGGATGGATCACCCTGTTACAAGGTAACAGCatgtattaaattaaaaaaataaagagtcCTCTATTGTTAAAACACAATAATGGAGTTTGAAATGAATTATACTTCTTTGTTGAGACACAAAATCATCAGACTCATTTAAGGGTAAAAGGCTACTGGGAACTCCATCCAGGCTTATATAGTCCCCTCAATCCTTAGCAGACGTCCTTCACTCTGCCTACTGATAGCTGATAGACCATACCATGTTGTAAAAGCTTTCAGTGGGTGACCATGAACAAAATGGAAGCTTGTTCTAGCACTAAAATCTATGGCAATATTGTTGGGTTTTGTCATTCCTACTGACTTCCCTAAGAGCAGAACAAGTCTTCAAAGTCTGTTTTCCCCTCAGAGGCTTTTCCTAATGTTTACTTAAAGAGAGAGGAATCTGCCTTGAAGAAGCTCTCTAGGGACCCATAAAAATAAGTTGCTCAACAGAGAAACAGAGATGTTCCTCTAAAATGAGTTAGCCAGAACTCTGGTTGAAGTATAGCTGGGGTTGTTAGAGGTATTCTCTTCAGGCAGGAAGACAGCTAAAATTAATGATTTGCCTTGTAGATTGTCTCAATTCTTATCTTTATATGAGCTACActtagagaaacaaaaataatgctcttctgaaatgtttcgttcattttcttcatttttaaaaggctcttctgaaatgttttgttctttctttaattaaaagaatCTACCTATCTGTTATGGCCTTGTAAACAATTTATGTCACTTGAAAGGCAGATTTTTCACAGAAGCTTAAAAGTCCAGCCACCTCACACCAACCAACCAATccaaacagcttttctttttttcccccttattcTTCTGTGGCATCTTTGTGTGCTAATTGTCTAAACAGCCACAACAAGGTCTCTGCAGTCAATTCTGACTTTCAATTTAAGGGCAGATCTGAGTTAAGCTCTGAAAATATTAACATTAAATCTGCTCAAGTTACACCTGTAAAAGACACTGGCCTGAAAACTTTAGAGATCAAGATTTTCATGTGTCATAATAATTGGCAATAATTCAAAACACCTTCACACTCCAAAGAGAAAGgtcaaaaggaagaaataaaaggcaaaTGAGGCAGTCAGAGGCTCAGGTAGCAAAGTTATGCAGTGATATTATATTTTTTGCTATAAAGTCTATCATTTAAAACGCCAGGAACTTACAGAAATAAGCTTAGGAGCCACTATTAATTAGCTAATTTGTCTGCAACATCTTTCTGAAACAATAACTATTAATCTGTTTTTTATAATTGCAGCATATCAAGCACCGTCTTCAAACATTAAAGGCTGGTTGGGAAATTGAAGAAGACACTTTTCAGAGCTACACACCATATGGctataaaacattttcaaatattattgGCACTCTGGAGCCCTCTGCAAAACGCCATCTCGTACTTGCTTGCCACTACGACTCAAAATTCTTTCGACAACAGTGGCAGGGCAGAGTGTTTGTGGGAGCCACTGATTCAGCTGTGCCTTGTGCCATGATGTTGGAGCTGGCACGGGCCCTGGATAACGAGCTTCAGTTAATCAAGgtagttttttttgtttccttttcatttgcCTTGCCAACAGCAACAGGCCTCCGGGCATTTCCACATTCTTTTCCATTGCCTGCATGCTGGGTTCTCTGATTGCTGTGCTTGTAATAAATCTCCCATTGACTCCAAGAACAAACAGAGATCAGTATCTACTAATCTAAAGTACATTATCACATTAAAATTTCTTATAAAAAGGGCATATATCTAAAAGTTATCTATATAAACAAATActatataaaaataacaaatgatACATGAATAATAGATGCTTCATAGACTTGGAAAGGTATAATGCTACTTCCTATCTAAAAGGCACAAAACCTGACTCAGAAGTTCCTATCATATCAAGTGACATGTAGGGTCATTGAAAAGCTTTGCTGCATTCTGAATCCTGCAGAAATATCTCAGTTGTATTCTGCTTTGAGACAAAGGTGAACTAATTGTTGTGCAGAAGAGTCACACTCAGGTCCCCCCATCCCACAAGGATTTCAAGTTtttcttcttacttttttttcacaAATCTGAACGGCTTATTTATGAAAGAAGTATAATGTCATCAGTCTGTGTTACCTGTGCTATGAAAATCTGTTTCAAAGGGCTGCAATTGCTAGGCACAAAAATCTGTTGAGGCTACAAAACTCTTAAAGCTTGTAGGATTACAAATTTGTAGGATTATGGATTCACGAGTGCCATCTACTGGTTCAGTACTcagcatttacagaaaaataattctcatACATTTACAGAGCTGTTACTGGAAAAGGTCTCTCAAATGTGAAAGACAGTACAAAGTGTCAGGAGTACACTCAGCTCAGCTTATTAGGATTACTTGTCGACAGGAGTTTCCAGAAACTGATTTGGTACCTTCTGATATGTGAATATTTAAGAATGAGAATATTAAGAATATGCCaatatttttaatcacaaaacaaaaaatctccTCTAATACATAGGCTTCCATTCAGAAGCTTCATTTATAATAAATTTGCCTGGTGATTATTTATGAAACATCCTGCACACTGACTTTAAAGACTGGCATTTTTCACTATGAATACACTATTTTACAGTGAAGATTATTTTTTATCATCTAAGATGACAGCATTTGACAAAAAGGCAACTAATTACTTTTCACAGGCCCCCACTTGTACAGTCTGTTAACAAAATATACTTTGGGATCCACCTGCTTAATACATTAGTTATGGTATTTTTGCTCTGCTTATGGTAGCACAACAGACTTTGCTATGTTTTCAGCCAAATCTATTTATACTTTGACTTGAAGCTGTGATTTTTATCATGATGCTTCTCCAGTTATAACTTACTTCTCCAGAGTAAGCTTAAAATTATTGGGCAAAGACATCTCTCTACGTTATTAAAATGTGTTAAgcagtaatagtaataataacaCAAGTACTACTTTCTAAAACTCAAACAACACTGATACAGTTTCCTCCAGAATGTAATGCAAAGTGACTGCTGCCCTCAGAGCTCTGTCATGTGCTAAGGACAAAGGGCAGCAAACCATTGCCATTAGAGAGATCAATACACCACTGTGAGCACAATCAATACCATCTTGCCTGCATGGCTGACATTTTATAGAAGCTTCTGTTTATATTGCATCAGCTTCAGCTATTTGAGAGTTGTAGCCCATACAGGACATGACTGCTGCCATGACCCCACCTTTCTAACCACATCATGCAATTTTACTTGAAGCAGTGTTAATTCATAGAGggcttaaaatatttatatcaaCTGTCAAGAATACAATTCCCAAAACTGTTCATTTATTGGAACTAGACTGGGatttgctgtgctgtggcttATTAGGAAATTCTGACATTTCAAACAAGGCTTCAGATAGTAGGCTCCCTCTACACTGGAAAGAAATTTCATACAGATGTCTTTTTTGTGGCATTAAATACATTTCTCATATATATTCTCAGGTTTTAGTGCTGTTATATTTTGGTTGTTGAAAGAAAAGACATATCTGACATATCCACTCTCATTGCTTTGGTTTAGGGCAAAGTTGCCTCAGTGATTCCCCTGAATGAAAAGGGGCTGAAAGAACCATCAACTTGTCAAATACATAACTCACCTCCACTGATGCACAGCTGTAGCAATTATATTAATCCTCGTGATGCAATCAAATAATGATATTGGCACTCCCATAGGTGTTGTTACTGACATGTCTCCTCATTATTTAAGATAATGTTGCTGCTACCTGGTTTTGCAGGTCTCAATGCTCAGGTCATGTCCTCCAAAGTCAGAAATGAAACTTTTATCCAGAACCAAAATTATATGACACTGGAGAATGAATGTGTCACTGTGATAAATAACAATTACCTTGACTGATGACTACTACTATTACACCGTAATAACATCCAAAGGAAGGTTTGCATAGGGAACCTTGAAAATACACCATTATTTGTGTTACTTCTATGACTACAGTATTTGCCCTTGATTTGATGTCCTGGCCAGAATCAGTTAGTTTTACTTGTAACTTCCTCCAACAGACCAGCTCAGCGTCAAGACCAGACCTTTCACTTCAGCTCATCTTTTTTGATGGTGAAGAAGCCTTTGTTCGGTGGTCCCCTTCCGACTCCCTCTATGGATCTCAGCACTTAGCTCAAAAAATGGTATCAACTCCACACCCACCTGGTTCAACAACCACAAACCAGCTGCAGGGCATAGTAAGTGGCTCTCCCCTTTTTAAGGACTTTCCTCCTAAAGGAACAATAgtaaatggcattttaaaaaatatttaaatagtaGGTAACTGGCCAAATTCCCAAGAAACCACGACCCCACTAAAGTTAAAGGAAGAAGCAGGCTTCTGGAAACATTCTGAAATATGATAGAGAATTGGCAAGAGCTTTTCAGGTGATTAGACCTGCTGCATGCAAGTACGAGGAGAAGCCAtagaaatatcaaaatataCACAGTTTATTAGAATATAAACTAGGATACCCACCTTCTTCAGGAAAAGATATTTCAAAGTGATAAGGAAAGAGCACAAACAGCATTGGCCTATGAACAAATCTCCACTAGCTCAGTACTAAGCTACAGCAACCTCTGTTTTCCACTGATTCCTACTAACATTCTGGTTGTCTGTTCCCTTCTACTTTCCCTGTTTACTGCTGAGGAACTTCTCTTCTGACACTGCTTCTTGTGACTCATAAAATGTCTTTCCCTTGACAGACTTTGTTGTTCTCAGGGGAAAAAgcaatttcctcttctttctccccacctactgctctttttcttttaaagagatATAACTCACAAATTGCAGGCTAAGCTACACAGCCTGCTTCAGCTCGAGGAACAAAGGAATAGCCTAGCCTTTCCCTTCTTGGAAAGACACCAAAATGTATCAGATTGGAATCAGGTTCTGCTACTGAATTCTCCTCAGGCACCACGCTAGAAAGGCAGATCTTTGGCCAGGGCTAGCAAAGACCTGCTCACGAGCTGTACAGGAAACCAAGAgtttcattgctgctgctgatgtTATAGGAGAGAGTTCTGCACTAAAGATTCTTTCTTGTCTAGGACCTGTTTGTACTACTGGATTTAATTGGTGCACGAAACCCAGTCTTTCccaattattttcaaaacactCTTCGATGGTTTCAGAGGCTTCAAGCAATTGGTAAGCAGgatatgggttttgaatgaattTCAAAACCAAGTAAGTAGTTTCTGAATGTATTAAGCTCTGTAAATCAGATTTTTAGATTAATTTTCTGATTTACAGTAAGAATCTTTGATAATGTGCTAACATTCCTCATTGCCCAAAAATTGTAATAATCACTTTCATTGTGCATTACAGAGCAAAAGCTACACAACATGAATCTGCTGAAGAATCACCCTGTTCAAAGTCAGTATTTCCACAGTACTTTACATCGAGGCTTGGTTGAAGATGATCATGTTCCATTTTTGTTAAGAGGTGCCAGAAATTCTTATAATTTGTAGATGTTCAGTAAGAAATGCATAATTTAGTAAATGAGCAAGTGCATATGCTCCTGTTTTTCAAGCTTATTTGCCCCAACTTGAGGCTTCTGAATCCAACTCTAGAGCTTTGACATAACacctaatgaaaaaaatttattccttAGTGGTATGCAGCTGaaaaatcagagagaaaaagtaaaacaggaaagaggctgagaaaaaaaatgctcctCCCCAAAAGCAATTAAGCAATTGGGAAGCAGAAGACTGATTTAATTCCTCTTATACCTACAAGCTGCAGTACGTATAGGTGGcttaatgtgtgtgtgtgtatatatatgtacatacacacacacacacacatacacatatacacaGTGATACAGTTCCTTTATCTGAGGGCAACACTGTCTCTATTTTACAGAGTAAAAATAAGAAACCAAATTTTACCATTTATGTAGAGAactaaaaaaatgctttaagaaTATTCAGTCTTAACACTTTCACAAAAACATGGTaatcagttttcattttgaGGAGCTGCAGTGATTTCTCTGTCCTTCTATAGCTCCTAAACACAAGACctaaagaatataaaaaaaaaaaaaaaaccaaaacccccagTAGCAAGTACctacagataaaaaaaaaaagaaaaaagaaagaggagggaaaagtaCTCAAAGGAAATGAAGGTGGCATCTTTACACAACACACTCTTTAATGATGGGATGGAGTCACAAGCATCAAAACAAGAGAAGGTAAAAGgaagctgcagggacacacccTATAAAGCAAGCTTATTGAGTGTGTTGCACCTGACTCTGTTGCTAAATGGTGAAGTATCAGTTGGATTAACAGAacttctaaaatatttcttctccaAATTTCACTCTCCTTTTTATAGGGGTTCCAGTCCTGCATCTGATTccatccccttttcctgcagtatGGCATACCATGAAGGACACAGAAGAAAACCTTGACAAAGCCACTATTGACAATCTCAACAAAATCCTGCAAGTGTTTGTACTGGAATATCTCAACCTATGAAAGACAAAACATCAGCAAATTGTACTCCATTCCCACTACTCTTTGCCGACCTTCACACTTGCTATTTAATTGCATTGGAGAGTACCAAGGTGCAGGAACTTGTGATAGCTCTTGCCAGACTGATTATTGATTGAGCTGTTCATGGCCCATTGATCCAGTAGCCAAATAAGATACTATTAAATAAGACCTAGCTCAGCCTGGAAAGAATTTGGTCTTTCCATGTTTTCTGTATGAATAAAAAAACTCCAGAATCTTTCCAGATTGTTATCATTGGTTTTTGTCACGTATTGTGATCCCAGGAGGGAATGCCTCGTGGCTTAATTGTATGATACAGTTTTTACAAGGTGTGACCAACTTTTGCAGTGTTCAGCTACGGAAATTTACACCATGTTATCAAAAGAGGCAAAAATCACACCATAGCAGACTTCTGCTTTGGGCTGAACTAAACCACCTCATGCTGAAATTAGTTGCTAGAACTGCTGACACACAGATGTGATTTTAATTCTCTCTGGTccctctcttccttcccctACAAAGGCAGCTGCAAGGGTTTTACTCTGCAGACAGCTGACCACCAGAAGACAGACCAATAACCCAAATTCAGCTTTGCCTCTATCATTTGTTCCATACTTGTTGATGGAGAAGGGTGGTGGGGAGTGATGCTGACAGGAAGGTATGTGGAGGTTTCCTTGTGCTCTGACTGCAACATAGGAGATATAAACAAAAGGTCAGGTAGTGTGTGGGAGCAATGACCCAGTACACACCATTCAGTCACGTGAGATTCATTCACAATTTGacccaaaaaacctccaaaccacCACCCACCTGCTGTTTTTAATACAGACTACAACAAAAATAATCATACAAGGAAAGTGATCACTTTAGAAACTATAGTTTAtctaaatacaattttaaaggcaaaatgttatcaaaaataaaatgttatttaaagcAAGACCACAGTTTAGACACCAAAAAGATACCAATTTAACAACTCTGTGCTTTTACATTCCTTACTGGAATTATGCAATAGATTTAGTGTAACACTGGCAAAAAGAAAGCCTGGAATGAGATCAATGAAAGACAGAGGAACAATATTCAAATTATGGTTTCCACTGGTGAGAAAGGGATGAGAGCATTAAAAATATCAAGCTGGTAAGAGATGAACTGAGAGAAAAAAGTCAGTATTTTACTTCTCCAAACTTCACCCCTACATTGTTCTACCCTGAGCAAAGAGATTTAAAAAGGTGGTAAGCAGTGGAGTTGTAGGCATGTCATATTTGGCCTGTATTTTACCATTTTCCTAAAGCAAATAAATACTTTGGAACCTAAGACAATATTTACATTCATATTATAAAGTTGGTATAGAAATAGGTatttacagcagtgaaaatttgtaaaatttttCTGTTACAGGATAgcctgaaaattaaatttaatctgattttaaatttaattctgaTTTGGTAGCTCAAAGatgaaacaaaagcattttgtgttttcctaTCACTTTAACATTGGTGAGAAACATTTGTCTTATCTGCAACTTCTGAAACAGAATACTATGAAAACTCTAAAAAAATCAGACAGATGTCTTTATTTTCAGGTGTTGCTGTGCATCTGTGTAAATATATCAAAGCTTCTTGAACTCTTTGCAATCATATTCTCCTCTACTTCAGCCCATGAGAAAATAGTCTAGAAAATTACATGAAATCTTCTGAAGTTTGAGTACCTTGAGCAGTAATAAGGCACCTTCATACCCTCCTAAGTGGCAAAGAAAGGTAACAGAATggctaaatatagaaatattaaACATGAATTCGTGTGGCTGATTTGTTTTGGTGAACTCTTGTGGCCCTTTGTATTTTGCAGGACctctgaaaaatgcagtacATGTTTGCAGGGTGGACTGCTACTCTGCCTCTTAGAGATTTTGAAAGTGTACTTAAAACATGCTTCACTGCGAAATACTGGCTCAGAGGGTTGTTATAACTGGGAAAAGCCtgggttttttaaatctctATGAAGACTTAGCTGAAGCCATAATTCAACCATGTGGTACACCAAATCATGTCAATTTTGTCACTAAATTTTACTGCCTGAGCATGCAGCTCTTGAGTTATGTTTACTCAGTCCAAGGAAATGAGGTACAGGTTGCTGTAATATGATTCAGTATTTCTCAGAATGGGAAAATAACATGAAaaagcttggggttttttttcttcccttcctgggtttcatgtttggggtttttctcagtacaggaaaaaaagactaTCTCCTAACTGGATGCTAGCCCTGGAAAAGTTTACTTACAGAGGGAAGGGTCATCATCTTAGCCATTTATATGACCCatcattcatttaaaaaataattgctgGAAGGAAAACTTACATCAACCCAGTAACCATGTGAATCCAAGAATCTAAGTTCTTAAAAGCACAAGAAGTAGTCAGTAAGGCAGACATGGCACAAGGTGGGTTTTCATTGCTACTAAGGCAGGGGAGACAAGCAGCTAGGGCAAAGTTAAAGTTATTTCATAAAAtgcccagaaaacaaaaaattcaagcAAAGAGACCAAGACTGGTATCTCTTCTGCTCTCAGTTTCAACACTGAGTATGATTAAATCCAGGTCCATTGGGCCTGGACAAGCACAGGACAGATAATCACTCCAGAATTCAGAGAGAGGCTTTGTGTTGAAAAACCTATGGCTGGATAgtttctccttccctgctgaaAGGTGGCAGCAAAGGCTAGAAATCAATAGAGGACTTCAGTTAATCTAATCAGCGCAATTGCTGCACAGGTTCTCGCCTTGAAAAGGATTTGTCACATCTCAGTCAAGGGGAAGGGAATAAAAATCAGTTTACCAGCCACAAAAGGCTGTCACTGGCTTTGTGTGCAAAAGGTGTCTCTGGTTATCACCTGGGTTAAGGGAATGCAGAACAGAATGAACTCAAAAGCTGTCACTCAACATgtaaagctgaaaaaaacccccatattATGGTAGTTATTTGTCTTGCGTTAGGAGCTCTGGCTCCTTCTGTATCAGGACAAGACAGTTCCTCACAAGAATCTGAAGCCAAATAATGGTACCTGCCCCTCAAACTCTGAATCTGGATGCATTTACCTACAAGTGATGTAATCCTGTGCAATCACAGCTGGAACAACTTAAGGGGGTAACTGTGCCACATCCTCCGGCAGACAGAAATGACAGCAAGTACCAGTCTTCTTTTCTCTATAGCTGAGACAGCATTCCTAGCATTAGGAATGAAGATGATATAAATTATCCATTCTTACTCACTTTGtatcaaataaatatttagattttGATCACCTAACAGCAAAACACAGTTAGACAAGGCAAAATCTACAAAAAACGACTTTCTATAGAATTATTCCAAGGACCCAGTCTACACTGGTAGTAGACCCAGCAAAACAGATCTGAAGTTTGACATACCTGCTCATTGAGACTGAAGTATCACCCGAGAGCATCACTTAAACAATATATAGAGAAGATAACTGTAAAATCTTGTACACAAATTACCACTTTTTCCTTGTCATTTACAAATtacactgattttattttcctcatatAAAAGGAGACATTTTACTCTGTGCTGATTTAACAAATGTTCTAATATATTCATAACAATAAAGCAGCTAAAAAGCTGTTCTAATAACTAAAAGAATATTTATCATCTGGATATATGATATATACTGTAAACAATCActcagaaaagtatttttgttaTAGTGATTATATTGCACTCAGAATTCTAGGATTCTCACCCTCCTCATTTTAAATCAGAGATCAgcttcattttttaataaaatggagatttaattttctatttaaaacaaGTAAGCATGCATTCAATATAATACAATGTAttgaaaatatcagaaaaagtGATATCATGTGATTATGAAACTGGAGTAAGGAACAATTCTTAACCAGGCCACACAAGAGTAGTGTATTGTAAACATTCTGCTGGCTCTAAGGTGTTGCAGATGCTGTAAAAAGTGCAGTCTAATTCAGCACCCAAGAGGTACAGAGAATCTGTTCAAGTGTTCTGTACTTCAGTGAATTTCCAGGCAGCAACAGCACATGTAAATAGACTCACAGAAAGACAGGGTAATGGCCCACAGGTGATTACTGAGTTAATACTGACCTCATAGAAACAGAGCCAATCGTTGTAACTTCATTGCAATCTTTAAATGGAACTTTGCCAGGTCATTACACTTTCTAACAGAGCAATGAAATTTTCACTCTTGCTGCAAATGAAGTACAGAACTAGATTCCCTACTTGTAGCTTACATGGACAGTGTCCCAGTGGCAGCCCGGGCACTGCCCTCAGCCTGAAACATCCCCAAAAGATACATCTCCATCATGCAGAATGCCACCTTGCTTTTGCAAGAATGACTTCCTCCTCCAAGCACTGGCTCAAGAAACACAGGTCatggagggggggaaaaagagaggaatgCAGTATtcttacaaagaaaaagaaaaataaattctcagcCCGTGAAGAGGCCACagatctttaaaattaaaatgaactCTGTTTTCTCCACTCAGATCTACATAAGAAAGATTTCTTCATCAAAGCAATTATCTTCAGGTAACATAGTATCTTTGGAATCCCTGAGATACCACAGCTCCATGTAACCACCTCACAGAAGTGGAGTGACTTGACTTAGCACACAGATGAACAAGGTGGAAGCCAATACAGAGCACCCTGAGTTGCAAGTGAAACAGGAATGAGCAACCCATTCCTAGGCGgccaagagatgcagaagaatGTGCAGAGGAGCAATTGTAATGTAGATACTGCATAggggaacagaaaaaaaaattgaagtatttctaaaagGCCTTTCCCTGTTGtcagagcagagaaggaaaagacagCAATAAGAGGGAAGAGCTTTCTGAGAAAGGCCCTGGAGAAATGCAGACACCTCAATGCACAGTAGGACAGTAATGCAAAAGCACAAATGGTCTTGTTCCAAGTGTGTCCCAAAGGTTAAGCACTCCAGTAGTGACTAGGAACTCTCAGCGATCACTGACTTG
Coding sequences within it:
- the QPCT gene encoding glutaminyl-peptide cyclotransferase → MAGVAARLLGALCLAACLPPAPGRDAGAQWTLEKYSHQPRILSSDAIQKVVANTDISEMWENDLRPILIERYPGSQGSYIVRQHIKHRLQTLKAGWEIEEDTFQSYTPYGYKTFSNIIGTLEPSAKRHLVLACHYDSKFFRQQWQGRVFVGATDSAVPCAMMLELARALDNELQLIKTSSASRPDLSLQLIFFDGEEAFVRWSPSDSLYGSQHLAQKMVSTPHPPGSTTTNQLQGIDLFVLLDLIGARNPVFPNYFQNTLRWFQRLQAIEQKLHNMNLLKNHPVQSQYFHSTLHRGLVEDDHVPFLLRGVPVLHLIPSPFPAVWHTMKDTEENLDKATIDNLNKILQVFVLEYLNL